The following are from one region of the Marinomonas sp. CT5 genome:
- the hslO gene encoding Hsp33 family molecular chaperone HslO, with translation MNNVTKNEIQRFSFDNSNVRGERVLLNDAYQEIIKRKQYPLSVEKLLGEFVAAIALLRDIIKIDGVLSIQAKGNGFLSTLMTECDEQQNLRGIAQWDESQVIPDTISLKEVLDGGYLVITIQPRNGQRYQGIVEIVGDSLAECLEQYFSQSEQLPSRVWLAANGTQCGGLFLQRLPEEQAKEGDEDAWERLTHLASTVKEDELLGLETSELLHRLYHEEEVRLYDIKPMQFGCSCSRQRTLDAILSLGTEEVREILIEQGSVKVDCQFCAEQYEFTEKDLLGSLGDQGNIH, from the coding sequence GTGAATAATGTAACCAAAAACGAAATTCAGCGTTTTTCTTTTGATAACAGTAACGTTCGTGGTGAGCGAGTATTGTTAAATGATGCTTATCAAGAAATTATTAAGCGTAAACAATATCCTTTATCGGTAGAAAAACTGTTGGGTGAATTTGTCGCTGCGATTGCTCTGTTAAGAGATATCATCAAAATAGATGGTGTGCTATCGATACAGGCAAAAGGTAATGGTTTTTTATCTACCTTAATGACTGAATGTGATGAGCAGCAAAACCTTCGTGGTATTGCGCAATGGGATGAAAGTCAAGTTATCCCTGATACTATATCGTTAAAGGAAGTATTGGATGGTGGTTATTTAGTGATCACAATACAACCTCGTAACGGACAGCGTTACCAAGGTATTGTTGAAATTGTTGGTGACTCATTAGCTGAATGTCTAGAACAATATTTTTCTCAATCTGAACAGTTACCCAGCCGAGTTTGGTTGGCTGCAAATGGCACACAATGTGGTGGTTTGTTTTTGCAGCGTTTGCCTGAAGAGCAGGCGAAAGAAGGTGATGAAGACGCATGGGAGCGTCTGACTCATTTGGCTTCAACGGTGAAAGAAGACGAGTTGCTTGGTCTTGAAACCAGCGAGTTGTTGCATCGTTTATATCATGAAGAAGAAGTTCGTTTGTACGACATTAAGCCCATGCAGTTTGGTTGCTCTTGCTCTCGTCAGCGTACATTGGATGCGATTTTGTCATTAGGAACAGAAGAAGTGCGTGAAATCCTTATTGAACAAGGTAGCGTGAAAGTTGACTGCCAGTTCTGTGCAGAGCAATACGAATTCACTGAAAAAGATCTGTTAGGTTCTCTTGGTGATCAGGGCAACATTCACTAG
- a CDS encoding CBS domain-containing protein — MKAQDIMIKNVICVDMDERLPNIRKLMESHGFHHLPVTEKGKLAGIISDRDLLRLISPFIDSVSEQTRDLDTLNRAAHQVMTRQPITVRADTSIEDIITWFKRVDISCLPVVDEDNTVIGIISWRDLLNHATF; from the coding sequence ATGAAAGCACAAGATATCATGATAAAAAATGTCATTTGTGTTGACATGGACGAGCGCCTCCCAAACATTAGAAAGTTAATGGAAAGCCATGGTTTTCACCACTTACCCGTCACAGAAAAAGGAAAATTAGCAGGGATTATTTCCGATAGAGACCTATTACGGCTTATCAGCCCTTTTATAGATAGTGTCTCAGAACAAACAAGAGATTTAGATACCTTAAATCGTGCTGCTCATCAGGTAATGACACGTCAACCCATTACGGTTAGAGCAGACACCAGTATCGAGGATATTATCACTTGGTTTAAACGAGTCGATATCTCCTGTCTTCCCGTTGTAGACGAAGACAATACGGTTATTGGAATCATATCTTGGCGCGATCTTTTGAATCACGCCACATTCTAA